One window from the genome of Streptomyces sp. WZ-12 encodes:
- the cobT gene encoding nicotinate-nucleotide--dimethylbenzimidazole phosphoribosyltransferase: MTDTGQVPGQGQPESAGGHRGQPQAVPTPAAPGSAQHPGDYPYLGPGDGAVEEDDLLMPGAQGAWSEQGAQQMPQPAQQLPQPQAVPPQPAAPYDPATGAPVAAYEPVAAPAGDHETGGRDSGSVDLGAVRIPPPAAPQQPARARGVAAPRRPLHMGPPVPDATGGVVRSLADRGPADAPQPAARQAAPAPGPEYLDAPVETAPPLPQPTEGQPAEPQPAADGSAPGQPSPRPVAPADAAHQAPPAAPLPASDQQPYAGQAYAEQSYGAAGQGPLPGPQLGQIPPHAPVQAQPWPEAPAQAAVEAAVPQGPAPEAQVPVNQAPEGPGSEARPPVAPVPQDVQGDVRADVPQDARPHVQPDAQDGALPTEQPPATHLPAEQPSVEQPPTEQLPAEQAAVAQTAAEQMQQAEAVQAEQPPQGVAAQPQEVPEEQPQQEPAAEAAAPGVVESAAAPIVVDATGVATQDVPAEAPAEAGTPEAAAAPAPAQAPAEQSSPQAETPAPAPVAEPAADAAQQADTVEPAAPQAQPQPTPTSEQPAADAAGPAAQDTVPVASQQPEAAEAPAAGQPPVAEPAPAPAEPAERPAAQQPADAPADQAPAPAPDQPQPEAAAAPQPTPEAAEAPAPEASVEAPEPAATPEQPVQQPEQPAVEAQQPADAQQSTEAEPARADVTPADQQPAAQQPVIEAPEAQPQDAAGQSQPAAAAETEVRPPAAEPAQPPAAPADEQPTAQPEAADAAQAEAPTEAPAQPAAPEAPAATPQIPAQATHERDSVPAAEATPQEPAAEAPQAPAPDQLVPAEADDRPHAQDDAQFVEHADGDDGHPAEAQAPTAQPEPTTAPAAAYDDSERAAVHRVIRERRDIRNGFRPDPIPNEVLLRVLEAAHTAPSVGHSQPWDFVVIRSEETRAKMHELAMRQREAYAQSLPKARAKQFRELKIEAILETPVNIVVTADSTRGGRHTLGRHTQPQMAPYSSALAVENLWLAARAEGLGVGWVSFFDEREMVRELGLPEHLEVVAYLCVGYVDEFPDDPELLQAGWSKRRPLSWVVHEETYGRRALPGEDPHDLLQETLAGIRPLDAKALGEAWERQKRMTKPAGALGMLEIISAQLCGLSRKCPPPIPEPAAVAIFAGDHGVHAQGVTPWPQEVTGQMVANFLGGGAVCNAFANQVGAEVCVVDVGVAGELPATPGLLPRKVRPGTADFTQGPAMTQEDALKAIEVGIETARDLVAAGNKALLTGEMGIANTTASAALIAVYTGVDPAEVTGRGTGINDETHARKVEVVRRALELHQPDPADPIGILAALGGLEHAAMVGLILGGASLRTPVILDGVSAGAAALVARAIAPEALAACIAGHRSAEPGHVAALNKLGLRPLVDLDLRLGEGTGALLALPVVQSAARAMHEVATFDAAGVTEKG, translated from the coding sequence ATGACCGACACCGGCCAGGTCCCGGGCCAGGGACAGCCGGAGAGCGCAGGCGGACACCGCGGGCAGCCGCAGGCCGTCCCCACCCCTGCCGCCCCCGGCTCCGCCCAGCACCCCGGCGACTACCCCTACCTCGGCCCCGGTGACGGCGCCGTCGAGGAGGACGACCTGCTGATGCCGGGCGCCCAGGGCGCCTGGAGCGAGCAGGGCGCCCAGCAGATGCCGCAGCCCGCCCAGCAACTCCCGCAGCCGCAGGCCGTACCGCCGCAGCCGGCCGCACCGTACGACCCCGCCACCGGCGCCCCGGTCGCCGCCTACGAACCGGTGGCCGCCCCGGCCGGCGACCACGAGACCGGGGGCCGGGACTCCGGTTCCGTCGACCTCGGTGCCGTCCGCATCCCGCCGCCGGCCGCACCCCAGCAGCCGGCCCGTGCCCGTGGTGTCGCCGCGCCCCGCCGCCCGCTCCACATGGGCCCGCCGGTCCCGGACGCGACCGGCGGCGTGGTCCGTTCGCTGGCCGACCGCGGCCCCGCGGACGCGCCCCAGCCGGCCGCCCGGCAGGCCGCCCCGGCCCCCGGCCCCGAGTACCTCGACGCCCCCGTCGAGACCGCTCCGCCGCTCCCGCAGCCCACCGAGGGCCAGCCCGCGGAGCCGCAGCCCGCCGCCGACGGGTCGGCGCCCGGCCAGCCCTCCCCCCGGCCCGTCGCGCCCGCGGACGCCGCCCACCAGGCCCCGCCGGCCGCACCGCTGCCGGCTTCCGACCAGCAGCCCTACGCAGGCCAGGCGTACGCCGAGCAGTCCTACGGGGCCGCGGGTCAAGGCCCGCTGCCCGGGCCGCAGTTGGGCCAGATCCCGCCCCATGCGCCGGTCCAGGCGCAGCCGTGGCCCGAGGCGCCCGCCCAGGCCGCGGTGGAAGCGGCCGTGCCGCAGGGGCCGGCGCCGGAGGCTCAGGTGCCCGTCAACCAGGCGCCGGAGGGCCCCGGTTCGGAGGCCCGGCCGCCGGTCGCACCAGTGCCGCAGGACGTCCAGGGAGATGTCCGGGCAGACGTCCCGCAGGACGCCCGGCCGCACGTTCAGCCCGACGCCCAGGACGGCGCGCTGCCCACCGAGCAGCCGCCGGCCACGCACCTGCCGGCCGAGCAGCCGTCCGTTGAGCAGCCCCCCACCGAGCAACTGCCGGCCGAGCAGGCCGCGGTGGCGCAGACGGCGGCGGAGCAGATGCAGCAGGCCGAGGCCGTACAGGCGGAGCAGCCGCCGCAGGGTGTGGCGGCGCAGCCGCAGGAGGTGCCCGAGGAGCAGCCCCAGCAGGAGCCGGCGGCGGAGGCCGCCGCCCCTGGGGTCGTCGAGAGTGCCGCCGCTCCCATCGTTGTGGACGCGACCGGCGTCGCCACTCAGGACGTTCCGGCCGAGGCCCCGGCGGAGGCCGGCACCCCCGAGGCCGCCGCCGCTCCGGCCCCCGCGCAGGCGCCCGCCGAGCAGTCGTCACCCCAGGCCGAGACCCCCGCCCCGGCCCCGGTCGCGGAGCCCGCGGCCGACGCCGCTCAGCAGGCCGATACCGTCGAGCCCGCCGCCCCGCAGGCCCAGCCCCAGCCGACCCCGACCTCCGAGCAGCCCGCCGCCGACGCCGCCGGCCCGGCCGCCCAGGACACCGTCCCGGTCGCGTCGCAGCAGCCCGAGGCGGCGGAGGCGCCCGCCGCCGGCCAGCCGCCGGTCGCCGAGCCGGCCCCGGCCCCCGCGGAACCGGCCGAGCGGCCCGCCGCCCAACAGCCGGCCGACGCCCCGGCGGACCAGGCCCCGGCCCCCGCCCCGGACCAGCCGCAGCCCGAAGCGGCCGCCGCCCCGCAGCCCACCCCCGAGGCCGCGGAAGCGCCGGCCCCCGAGGCCTCCGTCGAGGCCCCCGAGCCCGCCGCCACCCCGGAACAGCCGGTCCAGCAGCCCGAGCAGCCCGCCGTCGAGGCCCAACAGCCCGCCGACGCCCAGCAGTCCACCGAGGCCGAGCCGGCCCGCGCGGACGTCACCCCGGCCGACCAGCAGCCGGCCGCCCAACAGCCCGTCATAGAGGCGCCCGAGGCACAACCCCAGGACGCAGCCGGCCAGTCGCAGCCCGCCGCGGCCGCGGAGACCGAGGTCCGACCGCCCGCCGCGGAGCCCGCGCAGCCGCCGGCCGCCCCGGCCGACGAGCAGCCGACCGCGCAGCCCGAGGCCGCCGACGCCGCTCAGGCCGAGGCCCCCACCGAGGCCCCCGCCCAGCCCGCCGCCCCCGAGGCGCCGGCCGCCACCCCCCAGATCCCGGCCCAGGCCACCCACGAGCGGGACTCCGTCCCGGCCGCCGAAGCCACCCCGCAGGAGCCCGCCGCCGAGGCCCCGCAGGCCCCCGCCCCCGACCAACTCGTCCCGGCCGAGGCCGACGACCGCCCGCACGCCCAGGACGACGCCCAGTTCGTCGAGCACGCCGACGGTGACGACGGGCACCCCGCCGAGGCCCAGGCCCCCACCGCACAGCCCGAGCCGACGACCGCTCCCGCGGCCGCCTACGACGACTCCGAGCGGGCCGCCGTCCACCGCGTCATCCGCGAACGCCGCGACATCCGCAACGGCTTCCGCCCCGACCCGATCCCCAACGAGGTCCTGCTGCGCGTCCTGGAGGCGGCCCACACCGCCCCCAGCGTCGGCCACTCCCAGCCCTGGGACTTCGTCGTCATCCGGTCGGAAGAGACCCGCGCCAAGATGCACGAGCTCGCCATGCGGCAGCGCGAGGCGTACGCCCAGTCGCTGCCCAAGGCCCGCGCCAAGCAGTTCCGCGAGCTGAAGATCGAGGCGATCCTCGAAACGCCGGTGAACATCGTCGTCACCGCCGACTCCACCCGCGGCGGCCGGCACACCCTCGGCCGGCACACCCAGCCGCAAATGGCCCCGTACTCCTCCGCGCTCGCCGTCGAGAACCTCTGGCTCGCCGCCCGCGCCGAGGGCCTGGGCGTCGGCTGGGTCAGCTTCTTCGACGAGCGGGAGATGGTCCGCGAACTGGGCCTGCCCGAACACCTCGAAGTCGTCGCCTACCTCTGCGTCGGCTACGTCGACGAGTTCCCGGACGACCCCGAGCTCCTCCAGGCCGGATGGTCCAAGCGCCGCCCGCTGTCCTGGGTCGTCCACGAGGAGACCTACGGCCGCCGCGCCCTCCCGGGCGAGGACCCGCACGACCTCCTCCAGGAGACCCTCGCCGGCATCCGCCCGCTGGACGCCAAGGCGCTCGGCGAGGCGTGGGAGCGGCAGAAGCGGATGACCAAGCCGGCCGGCGCGCTCGGCATGCTGGAGATCATCTCCGCGCAGCTCTGCGGCCTGTCCCGCAAGTGCCCGCCGCCCATCCCGGAGCCGGCCGCGGTCGCGATCTTCGCCGGTGACCACGGCGTGCACGCCCAGGGCGTGACCCCCTGGCCCCAGGAGGTCACCGGCCAGATGGTCGCCAACTTCCTGGGCGGCGGCGCGGTCTGCAACGCCTTCGCCAACCAGGTCGGCGCCGAGGTCTGCGTCGTCGACGTCGGCGTCGCCGGCGAACTCCCGGCCACACCCGGCCTGTTGCCCCGCAAGGTCCGCCCCGGCACCGCCGACTTCACCCAGGGCCCGGCGATGACCCAGGAGGACGCCCTCAAGGCCATCGAGGTCGGCATCGAGACCGCCCGGGACCTCGTCGCGGCCGGCAACAAGGCGCTGCTGACCGGCGAGATGGGCATCGCCAACACCACCGCGTCGGCCGCCCTGATCGCCGTCTACACCGGCGTCGACCCGGCCGAGGTCACCGGCCGCGGCACCGGCATCAACGACGAGACGCACGCCCGCAAGGTCGAGGTGGTCCGCCGCGCCCTGGAGCTCCACCAGCCGGACCCGGCCGACCCGATCGGCATCCTCGCCGCCCTCGGCGGCCTGGAGCACGCGGCCATGGTCGGCCTGATCCTCGGCGGCGCCTCGCTGCGCACCCCGGTGATCCTGGACGGCGTCAGCGCCGGCGCCGCCGCCCTGGTCGCCCGGGCCATCGCCCCCGAGGCCCTGGCCGCCTGCATCGCCGGCCACCGCAGCGCCGAGCCCGGCCACGTCGCCGCGCTCAACAAGCTCGGCCTGCGCCCGCTGGTCGACCTCGACCTGCGGCTCGGCGAGGGCACCGGCGCCCTGCTGGCGCTCCCCGTCGTGCAGAGCGCCGCCCGTGCCATGCACGAGGTCGCCACCTTCGACGCCGCCGGGGTCACCGAAAAGGGCTGA
- a CDS encoding MetQ/NlpA family ABC transporter substrate-binding protein → MRNTIKITVAIAAASAVALGASACSAPSDATASSDKNDKNAPLVVAASPTPHATILDYVKDKLAPQVGLKLVVKTFNDYKMPNKVTDDGQVDANFFQHKPFLDTFNKENGTHIVPVVNVEIEPLGVYSNKVHKLSDLKAGDTISVPNDPSNEGRALKLLADNGVITLKPGVGSDAKLTDVKDNKGIKITELEAAQTAPRLADVDAAVINGNFAVGAHLKPSKDALALEKAKGNPYANFLAVKKGNENDPRVKKLAKLLNSDEVKKFIEDKYKDGSVIPAFGPVKS, encoded by the coding sequence GTGCGTAACACCATCAAGATCACCGTGGCGATAGCCGCAGCCTCCGCCGTCGCTCTCGGCGCGAGCGCGTGCAGCGCCCCCTCCGACGCCACCGCGAGCAGCGACAAGAACGACAAGAACGCCCCCCTCGTCGTCGCCGCCAGCCCCACCCCGCACGCCACGATCCTCGACTACGTCAAGGACAAGCTGGCGCCGCAGGTCGGCCTCAAGTTGGTCGTGAAGACGTTCAACGACTACAAGATGCCCAACAAGGTCACCGACGACGGCCAGGTAGACGCCAACTTCTTCCAGCACAAGCCGTTCCTGGACACCTTCAACAAGGAGAACGGCACCCACATCGTGCCGGTCGTCAACGTCGAGATCGAGCCGCTGGGCGTCTACTCCAACAAGGTCCACAAGCTCTCCGACCTCAAGGCCGGCGACACCATCTCCGTCCCCAACGACCCGTCCAATGAGGGCCGCGCGCTCAAGCTGCTCGCCGACAACGGCGTCATCACCCTCAAGCCGGGCGTCGGCTCCGACGCCAAGCTGACCGACGTCAAGGACAACAAGGGCATCAAGATCACCGAGCTGGAGGCCGCGCAGACCGCGCCGCGCCTGGCCGACGTCGACGCCGCCGTCATCAACGGCAACTTCGCGGTCGGCGCCCACCTCAAGCCCTCCAAGGACGCCCTCGCCCTGGAGAAGGCGAAGGGCAACCCCTACGCCAACTTCCTCGCCGTCAAGAAGGGCAACGAGAACGACCCCCGGGTGAAGAAGCTGGCCAAGCTCCTCAACTCCGACGAGGTCAAGAAGTTCATCGAGGACAAGTACAAGGACGGCTCGGTCATTCCGGCCTTCGGCCCGGTCAAGAGCTGA
- a CDS encoding GNAT family N-acetyltransferase, with protein MTSTFPDISLSTDRLVLRPLDEDDAPALAAMMDDELIAAWTAVPQPYSEDAARAWITRYAPTERIAGRGLDLAVTEFLTQRLVGIIQLSRTNWRVRSTELSYIVASWARGEGYASEAALATARWLFQDQKFERLELRTAAGNTASQQVAQKIGCISEGVLRNACIARSRAEDGTWTDLRTDQIVWSLLPEDLDGLPPQMVDANGFAYPEWN; from the coding sequence ATGACATCCACCTTCCCGGACATCTCCCTCAGCACGGACCGGTTGGTGCTGCGCCCGCTCGACGAGGACGACGCCCCCGCCCTGGCCGCGATGATGGACGACGAACTCATCGCCGCCTGGACCGCGGTGCCCCAGCCCTATTCCGAGGACGCCGCCCGCGCCTGGATCACCAGATACGCCCCCACCGAACGCATCGCGGGCCGCGGCCTGGACCTCGCGGTCACCGAGTTCCTCACCCAGCGCCTGGTCGGCATCATCCAACTCAGCCGCACCAACTGGCGCGTTCGCTCCACCGAACTCTCCTACATCGTCGCCTCCTGGGCCCGCGGCGAGGGATACGCCTCCGAGGCCGCCCTCGCCACCGCCCGCTGGCTCTTCCAGGACCAGAAGTTCGAGCGCCTGGAACTGCGCACCGCCGCCGGCAACACGGCCTCCCAACAGGTCGCCCAGAAGATCGGCTGCATCAGCGAGGGCGTACTGCGCAACGCCTGCATAGCCAGGAGCCGCGCCGAGGACGGCACCTGGACCGACCTCCGCACGGACCAGATCGTCTGGAGCCTGCTCCCCGAGGACCTCGACGGACTCCCGCCCCAGATGGTCGACGCCAACGGCTTCGCCTACCCCGAGTGGAACTGA
- the cobA gene encoding uroporphyrinogen-III C-methyltransferase: MAEPVAEHVAYPVGLRLSGRRVVVLGAGQVAQRRLPSLLAAGADVLLISPSATASVEAMADAGELRWERRRYRPGDLDGAWYALISTDDPEANAAASQEAEERRVWAVRSDDAGAATAWTPATGRSEGVTVAVLTGRDPRRSAAVRDAIVEGLHNGSIAAPHHRRSHTPSVALVGGGPGDPDLITVRGRRLLAEADVVIADRLGPRDLLAELPPHVEVIDAAKIPYGRFMAQEAINNALIEHAKAGKAVVRLKGGDPFVFGRGMEEAQALAEAGIPCTVVPGISSTISVPGAAGIPVTHRGVAHEFTVVSGHVAPDDARSLVDWPALATLRGTLVILMGVENSGAIAAKLIACGRPADTPAAVVQEGTTAAQRRVDATLATLGETVRAEGVRPPAVIVIGDVVGLTPPAPAAE; encoded by the coding sequence ATGGCCGAGCCCGTCGCCGAACACGTCGCCTACCCCGTCGGACTGCGGCTCTCCGGCCGTCGCGTGGTCGTCCTCGGCGCCGGCCAGGTCGCCCAGCGCCGCCTCCCCTCGCTCCTCGCCGCCGGCGCCGACGTGCTGCTGATCTCCCCGTCCGCCACCGCCTCCGTCGAGGCCATGGCCGACGCCGGCGAACTGCGCTGGGAACGCCGCCGCTACCGCCCCGGCGACCTCGACGGCGCCTGGTACGCGCTGATCTCCACCGACGACCCCGAGGCCAACGCCGCCGCCTCCCAGGAGGCCGAGGAGCGCCGCGTCTGGGCGGTCCGCTCCGACGACGCCGGCGCCGCCACCGCCTGGACCCCGGCCACCGGCCGCAGCGAGGGCGTCACCGTGGCCGTCCTCACCGGCCGCGACCCGCGCCGCTCCGCCGCCGTCCGCGACGCCATCGTCGAGGGCCTGCACAACGGCAGCATCGCCGCCCCGCACCACCGCCGCTCGCACACCCCCAGCGTGGCGCTGGTCGGCGGCGGCCCCGGCGACCCCGACCTGATCACCGTCCGCGGCCGCCGCCTGCTCGCCGAGGCCGACGTCGTCATCGCCGACCGGCTCGGCCCGCGCGACCTGCTCGCCGAACTCCCGCCGCACGTCGAGGTGATCGACGCCGCGAAGATCCCGTACGGCCGCTTCATGGCCCAGGAGGCCATCAACAACGCCCTCATCGAGCACGCCAAGGCCGGCAAGGCCGTGGTCCGCCTCAAGGGCGGCGACCCGTTCGTCTTCGGCCGCGGCATGGAGGAGGCCCAGGCGCTCGCCGAGGCCGGCATCCCCTGCACCGTCGTCCCCGGCATCTCCAGCACCATCTCCGTCCCCGGCGCCGCCGGCATCCCCGTCACCCACCGCGGGGTGGCCCACGAGTTCACCGTCGTCAGCGGCCACGTCGCCCCCGACGACGCACGCTCCCTGGTCGACTGGCCGGCGCTCGCCACGCTCCGCGGCACCCTCGTCATCCTCATGGGCGTGGAGAACAGCGGCGCCATCGCCGCCAAGCTCATAGCGTGCGGCCGCCCCGCCGACACCCCCGCCGCCGTCGTCCAGGAGGGCACCACCGCCGCCCAGCGCCGCGTGGACGCCACCCTCGCCACCCTCGGCGAGACCGTACGGGCCGAAGGCGTCCGCCCGCCCGCCGTCATCGTCATCGGCGACGTGGTCGGCCTCACCCCGCCCGCCCCCGCAGCCGAATAA
- a CDS encoding TrmH family RNA methyltransferase: MAEIITVEDPDDPRLRDYTDLTDVELRRRREPAEGLFIAEGEKVIRRARHAGYEMRSMLLSSKWVDAMRDVIDEVPAPVYAVSPDLAERVTGYHVHRGALASMQRKPLPTAAELLAGTRRIAVMEAVNDHTNMCDTASYPSTQGALTCENVAPPRRIALLEGIVDHANLGTVYRSAAALGIEAVLLSSDCADPLYRRAVKVSMGAVFTIPYARLEPGPRALEVVRDAGFKMLALTPDVKATLLDEVDREELEKFGVMLGSEGHGLSSNWLRAADEWVRIPMSHGVDSLNIAAAAAISFYTLR, from the coding sequence GTGGCAGAAATCATCACCGTCGAGGACCCGGACGACCCGCGGCTGCGCGACTACACCGACCTCACCGACGTCGAGCTGCGCCGCCGGCGCGAACCGGCCGAAGGACTCTTCATCGCCGAGGGCGAGAAGGTCATCCGCCGCGCCCGGCACGCCGGTTACGAGATGCGCTCGATGCTCCTGTCGTCCAAGTGGGTCGACGCGATGCGCGACGTCATCGACGAGGTCCCGGCCCCGGTCTACGCCGTCAGCCCCGACCTCGCGGAGCGCGTGACGGGCTATCACGTGCACCGCGGCGCGCTCGCCTCCATGCAGCGCAAGCCGCTGCCCACCGCCGCCGAACTCCTCGCCGGCACCCGCCGGATCGCGGTCATGGAGGCGGTCAACGACCACACCAACATGTGTGACACAGCATCATACCCAAGTACGCAAGGGGCTCTGACCTGCGAAAACGTGGCGCCGCCCCGTCGGATCGCCCTCCTGGAGGGCATCGTGGACCACGCGAACCTAGGCACGGTGTACCGAAGCGCTGCCGCCCTGGGCATCGAAGCTGTGCTGCTGTCCTCCGACTGTGCCGACCCTCTCTACCGGCGGGCTGTGAAGGTCTCCATGGGGGCGGTGTTCACTATCCCCTACGCCCGACTTGAACCTGGTCCTCGCGCTCTTGAGGTGGTGAGGGACGCGGGCTTCAAAATGCTGGCATTGACGCCCGACGTGAAGGCAACACTGCTCGACGAGGTAGACCGAGAGGAACTCGAAAAATTCGGAGTGATGCTTGGTTCTGAGGGGCATGGGCTCTCGTCGAATTGGCTGCGAGCCGCCGATGAGTGGGTGCGCATTCCCATGTCCCACGGAGTTGACTCCCTCAACATCGCTGCTGCGGCAGCGATCAGCTTCTACACGCTGCGGTGA
- a CDS encoding methionine ABC transporter permease, with translation MSWNDMQPLLSDATLDTLFMVWWSTFYAVLVGIPVGVLLHLTVRGGLLQNVVVNKALGAIVNIGRSFPFLILIVVLIPFTRLVVGVSIGPTGAVVPLAIAAIPFFARLVEAALREVDHGLVEAAQAMGGGTWTVIFKVLLPQALPALVAAITTTVITLIGYSAIAGAVGGGGLGNLAYTYGYQQYETSLMIITVVELIVIVTVVQLLGDLIVRRLARRGSRASSLRVGLRRVRTEEPAPVTEAA, from the coding sequence GTGAGCTGGAACGACATGCAGCCGCTGCTGTCCGACGCCACCCTCGACACCCTCTTCATGGTGTGGTGGTCCACGTTCTACGCGGTCCTCGTCGGCATCCCCGTCGGCGTCCTGCTGCACCTGACCGTCCGCGGCGGCCTGCTCCAGAACGTCGTGGTGAACAAGGCCCTCGGCGCGATCGTGAACATCGGGCGGTCCTTCCCGTTCCTGATCCTGATCGTGGTGCTGATCCCCTTCACCCGGCTCGTCGTCGGCGTCTCCATCGGCCCGACCGGCGCCGTGGTCCCGCTCGCCATCGCGGCCATCCCGTTCTTCGCCCGCCTCGTCGAGGCCGCGCTGCGGGAGGTCGACCACGGGCTGGTCGAGGCCGCCCAGGCGATGGGCGGCGGCACCTGGACCGTCATCTTCAAGGTGCTGCTCCCGCAGGCGCTGCCGGCCCTGGTCGCCGCCATCACCACCACCGTCATCACGCTGATCGGCTACTCGGCGATCGCCGGCGCGGTCGGCGGCGGCGGACTGGGCAACCTCGCCTACACCTACGGCTACCAGCAGTACGAGACCTCGCTCATGATCATCACCGTGGTCGAGCTGATCGTCATCGTCACCGTCGTCCAGTTGCTCGGCGACCTGATCGTCCGCCGGCTCGCCCGCCGCGGCTCCCGCGCCTCCTCCCTGCGGGTCGGCCTGCGCCGGGTCCGCACCGAGGAGCCCGCGCCGGTCACCGAGGCTGCCTGA
- the cbiE gene encoding precorrin-6y C5,15-methyltransferase (decarboxylating) subunit CbiE, giving the protein MADRVTVIGWDGSPLTAVARAALGAATLVAGAAHHLALPEVPPAAERIRLGSVTLAARRIAQHRGTAVVLADGDPGFFGVVRTLRAPEHGLEVEVVPAVSAVAAAFARAGMPWDDAQIVVAHSRDLRRAVNVCRAHPKVAVLTSPGAGPAELALLLDGVHRTFVICEDLGTERERVTVLTSDKVADHVWRDPNVVIVVGGSPAGAAAQGTGWLAGHEVGYPTGPRGWGLPARAHGGVLGEGESAQLRTAQLARLGPRMGDLVWDIGSGSGAAAVEAARFGAAVIAVDADPDACGRAAALARRHGVQLQAVHGRAPQILEDLPEPDVVRIGAGGVAVVTACAARRPERIVTHAATRDEAEELGRALADGGYEVECALLQSVELDTSVWVERERAVVFLLSGYRVPHP; this is encoded by the coding sequence ATGGCCGACCGGGTCACGGTGATCGGATGGGACGGCTCTCCGCTGACCGCGGTCGCCCGCGCCGCCCTCGGCGCCGCGACCCTGGTCGCCGGCGCCGCCCACCACCTCGCGCTGCCCGAGGTCCCGCCGGCCGCCGAACGGATCCGGCTCGGCAGCGTCACCCTGGCCGCCCGCCGCATCGCCCAGCACCGCGGCACCGCCGTCGTCCTCGCCGACGGCGACCCCGGCTTCTTCGGCGTCGTCCGCACCCTGCGCGCCCCCGAACACGGCCTGGAGGTCGAGGTGGTGCCGGCCGTCTCCGCCGTCGCCGCCGCCTTCGCCCGGGCCGGCATGCCCTGGGACGACGCTCAAATCGTCGTCGCCCACAGCCGCGACCTGCGCCGCGCGGTCAACGTCTGCCGCGCCCACCCCAAGGTCGCGGTGCTCACCTCGCCCGGCGCCGGCCCCGCCGAACTCGCCCTCCTCCTGGACGGCGTGCACCGCACCTTCGTCATCTGCGAGGACCTCGGCACCGAACGGGAACGGGTGACCGTCCTCACATCCGACAAGGTCGCCGACCACGTATGGCGCGACCCCAACGTCGTGATCGTCGTGGGCGGTTCGCCCGCCGGCGCCGCCGCCCAGGGCACCGGCTGGCTCGCCGGCCACGAGGTCGGGTACCCGACGGGCCCGCGCGGCTGGGGACTTCCGGCCCGCGCCCACGGAGGCGTGCTCGGAGAGGGCGAGTCCGCCCAACTGCGCACCGCACAACTCGCCCGCCTCGGGCCGCGGATGGGCGACCTGGTCTGGGACATCGGCTCGGGCAGTGGGGCCGCGGCAGTGGAGGCCGCGCGGTTCGGCGCCGCGGTCATCGCGGTCGACGCCGACCCGGACGCCTGCGGCCGCGCCGCCGCCCTGGCCCGCCGGCACGGAGTCCAACTCCAGGCCGTGCACGGCCGCGCACCGCAGATCCTGGAGGACCTCCCCGAGCCCGACGTGGTGCGGATCGGCGCCGGGGGAGTGGCCGTGGTCACCGCCTGCGCGGCCCGCCGCCCCGAACGGATCGTCACCCACGCCGCCACCCGCGACGAGGCCGAGGAGCTGGGCCGCGCGCTCGCCGACGGCGGCTACGAAGTCGAGTGCGCCCTCCTGCAGTCCGTAGAACTGGACACTTCCGTTTGGGTCGAACGTGAACGCGCTGTGGTGTTTTTGCTGAGCGGCTATCGCGTTCCTCACCCGTGA